A section of the Humulus lupulus chromosome 2, drHumLupu1.1, whole genome shotgun sequence genome encodes:
- the LOC133814755 gene encoding uncharacterized protein LOC133814755, producing MGRGKLKLELIPDEKSRKTTFIKRKKGIMKKAYEFSVLCDVDICLLVSDMESGRVQTQTRRGLSSKNQEDHPHHLQDGTTILETYPPERHNVLRIIQKYQKALTQRASNKSYDLAGLLAERNKKVQTEISRCRKKYYAVKYPASTDLLEGFSANELAKLYGRLGVKIETVKKIIEDKKKKGKVPLKAMKNENVFRRYQTQQQLFPPIVKNPPRHEFDSSAFSLSNNSNSMMFKLLGGDINQSSSTTTSKKDYGISTTIYNNNNMHNGYGTTEFGPGRVYHHHQDYATAGAFLDNNYLMMQNNIGTKNTALKASTSNSDNIQYSTVTSILRGSGYNDPTVGMSPQEKYTMMMSSGSGSCTASSLDHHYYYPAPTLVQQPIMPYRQLPMNGSINNVDPRLGSFQVTSATRENDLIDAVNNFLSRT from the coding sequence ATGGGTCGTGGGAAACTGAAACTGGAATTAATCCCTGACGAGAAATCACGCAAAACAACatttatcaaaagaaaaaaaggGATCATGAAGAAAGCTTATGAATTCTCCGTCCTCTGCGATGTTGACATTTGCCTTCTCGTTTCGGATATGGAATCGGGTCGGGTCCAGACCCAAACAAGGCGCGGGTTGTCGTCGAAAAATCAGGAGGATCATCCTCATCATCTCCAAGATGGCACTACGATACTCGAAACCTATCCACCGGAGAGACACAACGTTTTGAGGATCATCCAAAAGTACCAGAAAGCCCTTACGCAAAGGGCTTCGAATAAGAGCTACGACCTGGCTGGTCTCCTGGCCGAGCGCAACAAAAAGGTCCAGACTGAGATCTCCCGCTGCAGGAAGAAGTATTACGCTGTCAAGTACCCGGCGTCGACCGATCTCCTCGAAGGTTTCTCCGCCAATGAACTTGCTAAGCTCTACGGTCGCCTCGGTGTAAAGATCGAAACTGTCAAGAAGATTATAGAGgataagaagaagaagggaaaagtACCACTCAAAGCCATGAAAAACGAGAATGTATTCCGTCGTTATCAAACACAACAACAGCTCTTCCCGCCAATAGTGAAGAACCCGCCTCGTCATGAGTTCGATTCGAGTGCTTTTTCATTGAGTAATAATTCCAACTCTATGATGTTTAAGTTACTGGGTGGTGATATTAACCAGAGTAGTAGTACTACTACTAGCAAGAAAGACTACGGTATTAGTACTACTAtttataataataacaacatgcaCAATGGTTATGGCACTACCGAATTTGGACCTGGTCGAGTTTACCATCATCATCAGGATTATGCAACGGCTGGAGCTTTTCTGGATAATAATTACTTGATGATGCAGAATAATATAGGTACCAAAAATACGGCATTGAAGGCATCCACCTCTAATAGCGACAACATACAATACAGTACGGTAACTAGCATTTTGCGTGGCTCGGGCTATAATGATCCGACGGTGGGGATGTCTCCGCAGGAGAAGTATACAATGATGAtgagtagtggtagtggcagttgTACAGCTTCGTCTCTAGACCATCACTACTATTATCCAGCCCCAACTCTGGTGCAGCAGCCAATAATGCCGTACAGGCAACTCCCAATGAATGGTAGTATAAATAATGTGGATCCCAGACTTGGCTCATTTCAGGTAACCTCAGCTACCAGAGAGAACGACTTAATTGATGCTGTCAACAACTTTCTCTCAAGGACATGA